In the Malania oleifera isolate guangnan ecotype guangnan chromosome 1, ASM2987363v1, whole genome shotgun sequence genome, one interval contains:
- the LOC131146011 gene encoding 33 kDa ribonucleoprotein, chloroplastic: protein MAASCLSMAATSSSSPSSSLLHPCNILSFDHFFCSPVSISAAHFPLKPKPKTLKLNNAQIPRFPLLSLSNRSTPRSSSAAFHSLEVEEDNKIAEVQEPVEPEDEGEREEEQKKPPQSRDASRLFVGNLPFSMTSSQLAEIFGQAGRVDSVEIVYDRVTNRSRGFAFVSMGSVEEAQAAIRMFEGSQIGGRTAKVNFPEVPRGGEREVMGPRMRNNSPGFIDSPHKIYAGNLSWSLTSQGLREAFAHQPGFMGARVIFERDSGRSRGFGFVCFESAEDVESALKAMSGVEIEGRPLRLNMAGERPAPAPPAPESTENGVDSSELLSSVSG, encoded by the exons ATGGCAGCTTCTTGTCTCTCCATGGCTGCTACTTCATCCTCATCTCCTTCTTCATCTTTGCTTCACCCCTGCAACATTCTCTCCTTTGACCATTTCTTCTGCTCCCCCGTTTCGATCTCCGCCGCCCACTTCCcattaaaacccaaacccaaaaccctcaagcTCAATAATGCTCAAATCCCTCGCTtccctcttctctccctctccaaCCGCTCCACTCCGCGTAGTTCTTCGGCCGCTTTCCACAGCTTGGAGGTTGAAGAAGACAACAAAATCGCAGAGGTACAAGAACCAGTGGAGCCAGAAGATGAAGGAGAACGAGAGGAAGAACAGAAGAAGCCGCCGCAGTCGCGTGATGCTTCGAGGCTGTTCGTAGGGAATTTACCATTTTCTATGACTTCTTCACAATTGGCCGAGATCTTTGGCCAGGCTGGTCGAGTGGACTCCGTGGAG ATTGTCTATGATCGAGTCACAAACAGGAGCAGAGGATTTGCATTCGTTTCGATGGGCAGCGTCGAAGAAGCTCAGGCGGCAATTAGGATGTTCGAGGGATCT CAAATTGGAGGCCGAACTGCTAAGGTGAATTTCCCAGAAGTGCCAAGGGGAGGTGAAAGGGAAGTCATGGGGCCAAGGATGCGGAACAACAGTCCTGGCTTTATAGACAGCCCCCACAAAATCTATGCAGGGAACCTGAGTTGGTCCCTCACTTCCCAAGGACTTAGAGAGGCATTTGCACACCAGCCGGGGTTCATGGGCGCTAGGGTCATCTTTGAGAGGGACTCAGGAAGGTCACGAGGTTTTGGATTTGTCTGTTTTGAATCTGCTGAGGATGTGGAATCTGCTCTTAAGGCAATGAGCGGGGTG GAGATTGAAGGGCGACCTTTGCGATTAAATATGGCTGGGGAGAGACCTGCTCCTGCTCCACCTGCACCAGAAAGTACAGAAAATGGTGTTGACAGCAGTGAATTGCTTTCTAGCGTCAGTGGCTAG